From a single Bradyrhizobium sediminis genomic region:
- a CDS encoding AsmA family protein, with the protein MKALKIAGAAVAAVIVVAALLLIVGGPSGFLTSEIQTRVERETGYKLTIAGATRIGIWPSLNVKLNDVTLQDPKDRNGASRLTVGSLQADVTLSSLWSGRPQVTELVIDKPVLHLPLLRERSGQLISSAKPAAAPGEAGKAAIDRVTVTGGAVVFSNLRDRVENRIDGIDAEMRMGADRKIKITGAAKTGGHPLKFDIRATAPQPPLERQNIPVEIGFEAPSLLQASLAAKAEVRLNGSTVMINGLSGTLGDGAFNGWASVDLASKPLVKLDLDFQRLDIGAKAPPSSGAQAWSNTTFDVSGLNYVDAQVRASAAEFSIAGAHFAPAAIDATLGSGVLKVRFSNLGAYGGQASGEVTADAAAAEPSFALRGDLAGVRALPLLTSTADFDKLDGKMQAKISVRSTGSSQRAVMANLNGTAFVVFQDGAIIGLNVAKMIRSLTSGTLSGWQEKQDQVTDLSQLSASFRIDKGQAVTTDLNLVGPLVKMTGVGTIDLGTKQIAFRVDPKLVMTTEGQGRASDPVGLGIPVMIDGPWAQPRIYPDMAGILDNPDAAYAKLKEMGKGLFGKDGGGLGGLLGGLTGGGTAGGGLGTDGPAGGGLSADKLGETLGNLIQQGLGLGLGQAPPGQGSSQGPNQVPSQVPSQAPSQGRSIPAPGSPVPAAPPAPAPQNETIPQAPQDSPAMNEVLRQLFNR; encoded by the coding sequence ATGAAAGCATTGAAAATCGCCGGAGCCGCCGTCGCCGCCGTGATCGTGGTGGCGGCATTGCTGCTGATCGTCGGCGGCCCCTCGGGATTCCTGACGTCGGAGATCCAGACCCGGGTGGAGCGCGAGACCGGCTACAAACTGACCATCGCCGGCGCCACCAGGATCGGGATCTGGCCATCCCTCAACGTCAAGCTGAACGACGTCACGCTGCAGGACCCCAAGGACCGCAACGGCGCGAGCCGCCTGACCGTCGGCAGCCTCCAGGCCGACGTGACGCTGTCGAGCCTGTGGTCGGGCCGCCCGCAAGTCACCGAACTCGTCATCGACAAGCCGGTGCTGCATTTGCCGCTGCTGCGCGAACGCTCGGGACAGCTGATTTCATCCGCCAAACCCGCAGCCGCACCGGGCGAAGCCGGCAAGGCCGCGATCGATCGCGTCACCGTGACCGGCGGCGCGGTGGTGTTCTCCAACCTGCGCGACCGCGTCGAAAATCGCATCGACGGCATCGACGCCGAGATGAGGATGGGCGCCGACCGCAAGATCAAGATCACCGGCGCTGCGAAGACCGGCGGCCATCCGCTCAAATTCGACATCCGCGCCACCGCGCCGCAACCGCCGCTGGAACGGCAGAACATTCCGGTCGAGATCGGCTTTGAGGCGCCCAGCCTGTTGCAGGCCTCGCTGGCGGCCAAGGCCGAGGTCCGGCTCAATGGTTCGACCGTGATGATCAACGGCCTGTCCGGCACGCTCGGCGACGGCGCGTTCAACGGCTGGGCATCGGTCGATCTCGCCAGCAAGCCGCTGGTCAAGCTCGATCTCGACTTCCAGCGGCTCGACATAGGCGCCAAGGCGCCGCCCTCGTCCGGCGCGCAGGCCTGGAGCAATACGACGTTCGACGTCAGCGGTCTGAACTATGTCGACGCGCAGGTGCGGGCTTCCGCCGCCGAATTCAGCATCGCGGGAGCGCATTTCGCGCCGGCCGCGATCGACGCCACGCTCGGCAGCGGCGTGCTGAAGGTGCGGTTTTCCAATCTCGGCGCCTATGGCGGCCAGGCCAGCGGCGAGGTCACCGCGGACGCCGCCGCGGCCGAGCCGAGCTTCGCGCTGCGCGGCGACCTTGCCGGCGTCCGCGCCTTGCCGCTGCTGACCAGCACCGCCGATTTCGACAAGCTCGACGGCAAGATGCAGGCGAAAATCTCGGTGCGCTCCACCGGCTCGAGCCAGCGCGCCGTCATGGCGAACCTCAATGGCACGGCGTTCGTCGTGTTCCAGGACGGCGCGATCATCGGGCTCAACGTCGCCAAGATGATCCGCTCGCTGACCTCGGGCACGCTGTCGGGCTGGCAGGAGAAGCAGGACCAGGTCACCGATCTCTCGCAATTGTCCGCCTCGTTCCGCATCGACAAGGGCCAGGCCGTCACCACCGATCTCAATTTGGTGGGACCGCTGGTGAAGATGACCGGCGTCGGCACCATCGACCTCGGCACCAAGCAGATCGCGTTCCGGGTCGACCCGAAACTGGTGATGACCACCGAAGGCCAGGGCCGCGCCTCCGATCCGGTCGGGCTCGGCATTCCCGTGATGATCGACGGGCCGTGGGCGCAGCCGCGCATCTATCCCGACATGGCCGGCATCCTCGACAATCCGGACGCCGCCTATGCCAAGCTCAAGGAGATGGGCAAGGGCCTGTTCGGCAAGGACGGCGGCGGCCTGGGCGGGCTGCTCGGCGGATTGACCGGAGGCGGAACCGCCGGCGGTGGGTTGGGCACGGATGGACCGGCCGGCGGCGGCTTGTCGGCCGACAAGCTCGGCGAAACCCTCGGCAATCTGATCCAGCAGGGCCTCGGGCTGGGGCTCGGACAAGCGCCGCCAGGCCAGGGTTCAAGCCAAGGTCCAAACCAAGTCCCAAGCCAGGTCCCAAGCCAGGCCCCAAGCCAAGGCCGCAGCATTCCCGCGCCGGGCTCCCCCGTTCCGGCCGCGCCGCCGGCACCTGCGCCGCAGAACGAGACCATCCCGCAAGCCCCGCAGGACAGCCCGGCGATGAACGAGGTGCTGCGGCAATTGTTCAACCGCTGA